The Spirochaetales bacterium genomic sequence GACGGGGACACGGTCCGGCTGCGCGTCGTCCCGTACGACGCCACGAACGCACCGGGTGAGGCTTCGCCGGCGGTCGAAGTGACAATGGGAGAGGCAAAACAGCTCCTCAATGTCATGACGATTCCGGACAACACCGTCCATCTGACGATACCGATCAATACGGTGCACGGGGGAACGATATCCTACGAGACGCCGTCGTACGCGGTCACCGGTACCGCCTATGACTGGATGGACGCCACGGTGATCGAAGCACCCGAAGGGATGTCGATCGGTCTCGAAGGAGAGATGTGGCCGGTCGCCTGCGGCGAGGGAGCGCTCGCCTACACGATCATGGCGGGGGAAAGCATGGCGCCGGGAACCTATCAGGCGGCCGTCCGTTTCGAAAACAGGGGGAACAGGGAGATCGCCGTCACCGTCGATTTCACCATTACCCTTGCATGGCCGCCCGTCGAGTGCAACAATGTGGAGCCTGATGAGTGGAACACCCTCGACAACCAGGTCATTCAGGTCTTCGGCGACCATTTTTACGACGGAACGCGGCTCTTTATCGATGATGAAGAACTCGCGATAGAAGAAATGGATAAAAACCGGATCATGGCGACCGTGGCGGCCGGTATCGCCGAAGGGACCCATACGATCACGGTAAGAGGACCCGGAGGGGACGAGGCGCAGCAGGACGTGAACGTCGAGGCGCCTCGTTACGAGATCGACGTGTTGAAGAGCACGGCGGCGGTCACGGCCGGGGACACGGAGGAGTTTCCATTCATCATCCACGGTGAAAACAGGTTCGACGGTCTTGCCTCCATTCAGACGTCGTCGGCGCCCGCGGGGTGGCCGGTTTCCGTCAGTCCGCAGGCCGTGGGTGCGGAAGAAACGGCCATGGTGATCGTTACGGTTCCGACAGGCGCCGGTGTCGGAAGCAATTATGTCGACATGGTCTCAGACCAGGGGAACACCTTCCGGCTGACGGTGAATGTGACGGCGACCTACCCGGCGCCCTCCATATCGAGCGTCGCGCCTTTCGCGGGTTTCATCGGGGAGGAGATCACCATCTACGGATACGGATTCGGGGACGCGGGAGAGGTCTCGATAGACGGGACACCGATGACGACGACGAGTTATTCGCGCGGTGTGATCACGGCGATTGTTCCCGAAGGATCTGTGACGGGCCAGATTACGGTAAGCCGCGACGGCCTTTCGAGCAACCAGCACATATTCTATGTCAAAGACAGGGGTTTCAACCTCTATACCGATAACGACACGGTCACGATCCAGCCCGGCGAACAGGCAACCGTCCGGGTGTTCGTGAACGGCTACGACGATTACGTCAACCTCGAAGCGGAAACGGGAACCGGCGACCTCGTCACGGCGATCGAACCGGCAACCGTCGTTCCGAACGGGACGGCGGACATATCGGTCTACGCCGAAGCGGGGGCCGCTTTCGACAGCCATACCCTTACCATACGGGGGACGGGGACGGAGGCGACCAGGACGGTCAACGTGACAGTGGTCGTGGGACAGGCCTTCGGCATCGTCACCGAAACCCTGCCCGCGGGCATGGAAGAGACGACGTACCGGGCGCGGATTGCGACGGAAAACGGCGGGGAGCCGGTCGTCTTCGATCTCGATGAGGAAAGCGAACTTCCTCCGGGGTTGTCCCTGAGCGCCTCCGGCGTTATCAGCGGAAAACCCCCCGAGGCCGGATCATGGGTCTTCGGCGTCACGGCGGAAGACATAGCCGGCAGGAAAGCGGAGAAGACATTCTCGATAACGATAGAAGAAAACGCCTGGTCGCAGACCGACAAGGGGGCGGGACGGAGCCGCTACAATGGCGTCGCCTCACCCGCCGACGAACGGACGCTCTGGAGAAGCGAAGCGGCCGGCGGCGCGAGGGAGATCCTCACCGGAAGGAGAAGGGTCTTCGTCCTTTCGGATTATGGGGTGACGGGCCTCGAACAGAGTACGGGAACCGTCGTCTATGTTTATCCCGGCGATTTTACCTGCTGGGCGTACGCGAACGAAACGATCTTCCTCCTCGATGAGGGGAAGACCTTCCACGCGGTCGACAGCCTGTACGGCAACCTGAAGTGGAGCAGGCCGGAGGTGGAAGCGTTCACCACGGACGGAACCACCCTCTGCCTCGGCGGGAACGGCGTCATAAGTGTCGTCGATACCGAAGACGGAACATTCGGCGGAACGATCGACGCGGAGCTTCCGGCGGACACGACGTACCTCTGGCAGAACGGAACCCTGCTCAGGGTAGGCGGCGCGGGACTGCGAGCGCTGACCGCGGAGGGCTGGCAGACGGTCTACGAGGACGCCTCCGCGCAGGCGATTACCGACGCGGTATGCGATGAAGAAGAAACCGCCGTTCTCACGGAAACGGGACGGCTTGCGATCCTCGGTGCCGGGTTCACCCTCCTCAGGGAAACGGAGACCGGGTGCGGTTTCGGAAGGATCGCGTTCGGGAGCGAACGGGTAATCGTCTCGGGCGACCTCTTTACATCGGTCTATGACAGATTCACCCTGGAACCCCTCTTTGAGGGAAGCGAAGGAAGCGCCGTGATTGCCGCGGCGGAAGAAAAATACTTTACCGCAGACGCCTGCGCGCTGAACGCGGTGAACGGCTATGACGGAGAGGTCATATGGACGGCGGCATCGCCTCACACCGATCTGGCGATCAGCGGGGAATGCCTCTACGCACTCGATGAGGACGGCGTCGTGAGCTGCTACAACGCGCCGGACAACCTCAACCCGCCGGAAACGACAATTGTCACCGTCCCGGCCGGACCGGGCGGCAGTATGGGCTACTATACGACGCCGGTCACCCTCGCCCTCGAAGCGGACGATCCGGAAAGTTACGCGGCCGAGACACTCTACAGAATGGGGGCGGGAGAAGAGACGGCCTACACCGGCCCGATCGAGCTTCCCGAAGGCCAGTATTCGTTCGTCTGCCACAGCACGGACAACCACGGGTACCGGGAACCGGACAGGATCGCCACCCTGAAAGTGGACTACACGAAGCCGGTGACGACCCTGACGGCAAGCGGCACACCGGGCGACGGTATCTGGTACCTCACGCCGGCAGCGATAAGCATCGCCGCGGCCGACAACGCAAGCGGCGTCGAACGGATCGAATACTCGCTCGACGATGGGGAATGGACGCGGTACGAAAGCCCGCTCGTGTTCGCAGAAGAAGCAACTCACGTATTGAGCTACAGGGCGCGGGATTACGCGGGCAACGTCGAAGACGCGCGGACGATCGAGTTCGGGATCGACCTCGGCGCCCCCACTATCGTGCACCGGGCATGTACGGAGCCGGGAATCACCGCGGTCCACCTTTTCGCCAACGACACGGGTTCGGGAATAAAGCAGGTCAACTACTATGTGGACGGCGAGTACCACGAAGGCTACACCGCACCGATCGTCATCACGGAACCGGGAAGCCACCAGCTGACCTATATCGCCTACGATAACGCGGGACGCACCTCCGGGATACAGCTTGCCGCCATCGAGGTGGAGGAGTTTACCACCGGGGAATGGACGGAGGGACTCGACTTCGCCTACTGGCTGCCCGGAAGGGACTACATACGGAACATCCAGGCCGGGGACTGCGTCTACGCCCCGTGCGTCGGCAGGTGGAACGAGATCGACGCGCTCCCCGATTACCTCGAAGGCGCGGACTACATCCTCACCCACGTGGCGGACAAGTTCTACGCGGGCGACGCCTTCCTCACCTTTACCGCACAGGCGGACATCGACGTCTACATCATGAAACACGAGCTGTCGGAAGCCGACCTCTCCGCCTGGATACTCGTGGAAGAGGGATTCCCCGTCGAACCGACCCTCTACTTCAGAAACGGCGCGGACATCTACAGGAAAAGCTACCGAAAAGGGGAGACCGTCACCGTGCCGGGAAGCGACTCGTTTACCGGCTGGGGCAACCTCATCTTCGTGCAATACGCTCAGAGCAACTATATAAAGATAATCAGTCCGATACAGGGAGACGACCTTTCGCCGCTCGATACTATCCAATATTACGCCGTCACCCTGGGGCTTGCCTATGACGTCATGTCGTGGGAATACAGGCTCGGCGGCGGGCCGTGGCAGACGCTGGGCTCAGGACAGACGGGAACCATGGACGTGCCGTACGTCGAAGAGACGACGGTACTGCAGCTGAAAGTAAACCTCACAGACGGCGACGGCGCTGAAATAACAAGCGCGGTCGCAGACTACACGATCGTCAACAGCTTCGACATCGAACTGTTGAACCCCCTCCCGGGGACGGAGGTGCCGCCCGGTGAGGAAGTCACCCTTATTTACGCGGCGCAGGACGCATACGGAAGACCGATACCGGCTGAAAACGTGACCTGGTCCTCAAGCACGGACGGAAGCGCCTGGAGCCCGGTTCCGGACGCTCAATTCACGGCGCCCGAAGAAGCGGGGACGGTGTATCTGAAAGGGGAAGCGGAAGCGGTTCCGGGAATCGCGCAAAGCAGGCAGTTCGAGATCACGGTGGCAGGGGCAGCCGCATTGGAGAAGGGCGGGCCCGAAGGAAAGCCGCCCGTAGAACTCGCGGCCGCGCGGATAAAGCGGCCGCCCGGCGATACGGGGCCGCCTGATGAGACGACGGCTTGTGTTGAAGAAGCAAACGGAAAAGGAGGATCGGCGATATGAAAAAGGCAGTGATGGTAATCGTGGTAATGGCAAGCATTTTACCGCATTTGTTTTCTATGGGAATTGAGGAAAAGACTGTATCTGATACCAGAAAAATTGGAGATATTGAAAAAAGCATATATATATCGAAAACTTATGACCTTAGTAACTTGATATTAAATATTACGATAAAATCAAAGAATGCTTACGGGAATCGTGTATTATTCAGGTTGGACGACAAATATTTCTATTCCTGGAAAGATCAAAATGTAGAATTAACGGGCGCTAATACTATATATAAAGATTATTTAACTATTGAAGATATTGAAAATCCCGATCCCGGTAATTTTGTAGATATTACCGGATTAGACGGTACTTACCTGGAGAAACAAACGACAGCTATTTCCAATACGAAAAATTCTTACTTTCAGATAAGGATACCGCATGGATACTGGGATAAAGACTTTGTTATTGTCATTATGTATCAGACAAATCAGGCAGGAAAAAATGAACAAACGTCATGGTTATATGAATATTATCATTTAAAGCTTAATATTGAATTCTTTGAAGGGGAGAATGACATATTTGCTTCGTTCGGAGAGAAAGAGATACACATTGATATGAAAAGCAACCGCGCCCTCTTATTGCAGGCTGCATTCCGCGATGCATTAGATAATGATGCCGGTCTAAAAGTTTCCTTTGATAATGCTTTGGATAAATTTAATATTGACAGATCATCTTTTAATACGTACTGCACCAGAATAAAAGCAGATAATGAATTATTAGCCTTGGTAGATAATGCGAAATATCAGATAAAAAAAATAATTAGCAATTCTCTGGATCTTGGTTATGATAAAAAAGTAATTGACGGAAGAGAGATCACTTTTCCGTACTTAAATTTAGGGTCATCCATGCTGAATGGAATTTATGGAGCGATCGAAGGCCGTAATATATATTTTAATATATTTCTCTATATGTGCTATTCCGAAGGTAAGCCGGTATTGGAAAACAGAATCTGGAGAGCACTGGATGGCAGGACGAATTATAATTACAGACAATATGCATTGGTAAATAATGGAAGTGATATGGCAAAGGCGGCAGGTATGTACCTGACATGGGGTGTAGAATATACACCATTAAACATATCAGACAATTATAATGTGGGAATAAGCGGCAACAAAGTATATAATGATAACAGGGAAATGATTATCAATCAATGGATAAAGAATACGGATACAAACAAAGACAATACAGGGAATAATTACTTACCATACCAGCCGTTTCCGATTAGAGAAGATGAAAAACTCTTCGACTTTAATAATGAAACACCTAAAAAAGCGCAGATATTGAATCCTAATGCGACAACAAATATTCTGTATATGACAACCCAATTAACCGGCACACAGGCTCAAATTTCAAGAATAGATATATGGAACAGCGGTAATATCGTATGGAACAATAATATTATCGATAAAAAAGCTGTCAAGATTGGAGATACCGAGATTACCGATAATAATATAACGGGAAAAATCAACGATAAAAAGATTTTTCTTGAAAAATATAGATCAACGGCAGAACGATATATTGTCGAGAATGAGAACAGTTTAAAAAACATGCATCTGAAGCGATTGCATACAAATGACAGGATTGAGATCGGATATGATTTTAAATCAACAGAAGAAATTTCAGGCTTATTGCTTGTAAGAGGATTTTCTTCAAACCATTCGGAAAATAATATAGCACTCGGAAAAACAGCATTTGAAGCGACAGTCAATGATGATTATCCGCAATATGCAGCAGATAAAGTAAATAATGGTAAGGATAATGATGGATGGAAAAGCAGAAGAAAAATAAATGACGAATGGGTCTATATCGATCTTGAAAATACATATGAAGTCGAGAAAATTGAGCTTAATTGGGCATGTGACAGATTCAGCTACCTTATACAGACAGCACCGGATGGATCTACTGAAGATGATCTTATGAATAAGGATGGTAATTGCTGGACTACAATAAAAACGGTTCAGAACGAACGATGGGGGAAGAGAACTTACCTGTTTTATAACGATGTCATTAATGCACGATACATCAGGATAAAAGGGGTAAATCTTGGCAGTGCAACAAATTATTATTTAATGGAACTGGAGGCATTCAAGAAAAATATCAAGATTGTCAGTAAAACGACAAGCAATAGTGAATGGGGAAATGTGACGTTTAAAGATGTAACGGCAAGCTACGAAGAAGACAAATATATAATCTATCCAGATTATAAAGGTAAAAATATAGTTCCTGGAAACAGTATCATCGATCCCGTTCATTCAAGAAGCAAGGGAATGGGAATAAATGATAATGTTGTCTATTCATACTTGCTTTTCTACGATTATAATAATGAGAAATATACAAGCATAAACAGTAAAGCCTTCAGAATTATCGATGATTCGGGGAATGCGTTCATGAATATCTCAGAGTTAATGGTATTCGAAAAGAATCCGGTATCCTATATCACGGAAGTGAACGAGAATTTAATGGAAATATATAATGACAGGAACAAATGGGGAAATGTTACAAAGACACCGGTTTATCTGAATGATTTGAAAAATAAAAAATATAGGAATATTCTCTTTAACAGAGATCCGGGCAAAGGAACATTACTGAGTGCAAGCGAGGATCATTTGTTCGGTTTTATAATGGATTCAGGAATATCGAGTTTTATCGATACAATCGCGATATGGGAACCAAATGCGATACAGGACGAAAATTATATTGACAACGATTCCGATACATTTTTAAAATCGTTTTCATTCTTAGGAAGCGCGAACGGCTTGCTGCAATTTGTAAATTTTGAGAACAGCGATAGTATCGATGCGATAGAATCAACACTAAAAAATACATTAAAAACACCCTTTAAAAATAAAAAAGATGAAGCTGTCATAGGCAATTCGATACCGTTTGTCGCATATGGTATCGACAGTCCCAGAACCTTTGCATATAAAATGCATCAACAGACGTTAAGCAGAAATTGGTATAACAATATTGACAGTATAGATAAAATAATTAACACAACAAGTGCTGAAAGCAATGCGGTTTATTCATACTGGGATGACTATGTTTCGGAAACTGATATGTTTAGAAAGAGTGACGGGATCGACCTGGAGACGAATGAAAACGGTGAATATTCAAATTACAATATATCCGCAATACCTAAATACCCAAATGTAAATACACTATATGGAGAATACGCAAATAAAAATATCAAACCATTCATGCCAAATCTTGTTTTTAATAACAATTATGGCGGAGTAAAAAGCAACAACAGCCTCTATTATCCGGGTAAAACAGCGGGGGTGGATTCGACAGGATTATTGTTGGGTACCGCAGCAATAAGCGGCATCGATAATCTGCTGAATATTAATAATAAAGATATTGTCGATGATATTTTACGGTATTATAAAATGAGTTCACCGGAATCAGGTGAGGATCCGATACCCGGCCTTGATGGAGACGGATTGCCCGAATATTATCAGAATAGTTATGACGATTACTTTGATGCGATAGGCGCTTCCGATATTGAAAAAATGACGGTACTGGTACCCGATATTTCATTGATACAAAAAGGTGATTTGCTGGTAAACTGGAACGTATATGGTTCAATCCACATAGGAATCGTCATCGATACATTGTGGGGAGCGAACACGCCATCATATGGCAGTAAAATAGAGGATTACTGGGACAAGGTACTGGTCGTTTCAACAAGAAGGGGGCTTCAGAATACTAGTGTTGGTGTTTGGGGTAATAACAATAATGTTTTTGGGGGCTTTACGACCGAACCCGAAAAATATCAGATAAGGAGATTATTACGGTGCACAGTTGAAGAAAGTGAATTGACAAATAAAGCACAGCCTGATTCATGGGAGTTTATCGAAAAAATGCCGGTAAAGAAAAGGGATTGGTATACAAAGAAAGATTGCCCCACTCATAATCACCCGCTTGGAAGTAAAGGTTCTAGTTACGATTTGATAACAAATTCTTTAAG encodes the following:
- a CDS encoding discoidin domain-containing protein, with the protein product MKKAVMVIVVMASILPHLFSMGIEEKTVSDTRKIGDIEKSIYISKTYDLSNLILNITIKSKNAYGNRVLFRLDDKYFYSWKDQNVELTGANTIYKDYLTIEDIENPDPGNFVDITGLDGTYLEKQTTAISNTKNSYFQIRIPHGYWDKDFVIVIMYQTNQAGKNEQTSWLYEYYHLKLNIEFFEGENDIFASFGEKEIHIDMKSNRALLLQAAFRDALDNDAGLKVSFDNALDKFNIDRSSFNTYCTRIKADNELLALVDNAKYQIKKIISNSLDLGYDKKVIDGREITFPYLNLGSSMLNGIYGAIEGRNIYFNIFLYMCYSEGKPVLENRIWRALDGRTNYNYRQYALVNNGSDMAKAAGMYLTWGVEYTPLNISDNYNVGISGNKVYNDNREMIINQWIKNTDTNKDNTGNNYLPYQPFPIREDEKLFDFNNETPKKAQILNPNATTNILYMTTQLTGTQAQISRIDIWNSGNIVWNNNIIDKKAVKIGDTEITDNNITGKINDKKIFLEKYRSTAERYIVENENSLKNMHLKRLHTNDRIEIGYDFKSTEEISGLLLVRGFSSNHSENNIALGKTAFEATVNDDYPQYAADKVNNGKDNDGWKSRRKINDEWVYIDLENTYEVEKIELNWACDRFSYLIQTAPDGSTEDDLMNKDGNCWTTIKTVQNERWGKRTYLFYNDVINARYIRIKGVNLGSATNYYLMELEAFKKNIKIVSKTTSNSEWGNVTFKDVTASYEEDKYIIYPDYKGKNIVPGNSIIDPVHSRSKGMGINDNVVYSYLLFYDYNNEKYTSINSKAFRIIDDSGNAFMNISELMVFEKNPVSYITEVNENLMEIYNDRNKWGNVTKTPVYLNDLKNKKYRNILFNRDPGKGTLLSASEDHLFGFIMDSGISSFIDTIAIWEPNAIQDENYIDNDSDTFLKSFSFLGSANGLLQFVNFENSDSIDAIESTLKNTLKTPFKNKKDEAVIGNSIPFVAYGIDSPRTFAYKMHQQTLSRNWYNNIDSIDKIINTTSAESNAVYSYWDDYVSETDMFRKSDGIDLETNENGEYSNYNISAIPKYPNVNTLYGEYANKNIKPFMPNLVFNNNYGGVKSNNSLYYPGKTAGVDSTGLLLGTAAISGIDNLLNINNKDIVDDILRYYKMSSPESGEDPIPGLDGDGLPEYYQNSYDDYFDAIGASDIEKMTVLVPDISLIQKGDLLVNWNVYGSIHIGIVIDTLWGANTPSYGSKIEDYWDKVLVVSTRRGLQNTSVGVWGNNNNVFGGFTTEPEKYQIRRLLRCTVEESELTNKAQPDSWEFIEKMPVKKRDWYTKKDCPTHNHPLGSKGSSYDLITNSLSKNAIPYNLTEIREENGVKIYDSEELYYFTIQEQIKEMAIRQDTKYCENFPPTSYNIINEDSLFRKPDGTDDIMLIGTGGLSGWRGLDYPYSFTKRLWFTRSGKPFDTNIFFNENQFWEVKPEDKSTGIPAGLRLTEDSISGKKCLSNNDFYGLVENTEENRRIPFEVYIEFTPQTEGDYASIIFDYRDDDNYYLVTTMIYNDESNEDRLFLYRIKDGEYTLVEKLGALFPTYIKKKNYLTLRYDGNKMIIIFNHTRVEDLIDREIEFVPDEPIKGRFGVETSKKNVVFNTFKLTVSSQYYSKEIHLAKQLWFTYHMANDLYSSQYVDADHVRATGEGWDIYAPEDGEFWVYHSDSPQRILLPGNNRLNDCSYYNDSASRDAGLIGILITNPVELKEGRVYLFCHMGSKQEIERELQYKDLYILYGYDRYPKGEENRIPVKKGDWIGKVGIRGTAGSPHIHFEVFEYFKEVLDENDNNIVLNDPHNGWKRVEPKSIFEPSIINADGATPFKMWERIARSFNYPGKIWINNEEHTLENFQKKEFREWYLRE